A region from the Flexistipes sp. genome encodes:
- a CDS encoding type I restriction endonuclease subunit R, whose protein sequence is MGNINETSLERSVLKWFEALGWDTAFGPDISPDGKNAEREDYEQVVLPGRLQNALESINPNIPSDVTNEAIRKITISESPNLIESNRRFHRMLTDGVDISYMDDGREVYDKIWLLDLENPENNDWLVVNQFTVLHNRKDRRPDIVVFVNGLPLGVIELKNPVYENATIYHAYNQIQTYKSDIPDLFNFNELVIISDGLEAKAGTITSGWDRFMPWRTIEGDDVAPKGSLESNVLVKGIFEKNRFLDLILNFTVFDDDGVNIAKKSAAYHQYHAVNKAIECTLSACGIDADPGMLYARFPEYDENNPHKVSEDANGYGPGSDHFGGHRIGVIWHTQGSGKSLLMAFFAGKVIRHPAMKNPTLLVITDRNDLDEQLFNTFSSCRDLLRQTPVQAGSREHLKSLLHVPAGGVIFTTIQKFMPDEKGVQYPKLSDRENIVVIADEAHRSQYDFIDGFARHMHDALPNASFIGFTGTPIERDDKSTPAVFGNYIDKYDILRAVEDGATVPIYYEGRLAKIDLQENEKPKIDPEFEEITEGEEETKKQRLRTKWAALEAMVGAEKRLSLVVDDLLNHFESRLEVMDGKAMIVCMSRRICVDMYNEIVKRKPDWHSDDDNNGTVKIVMSGSASDCAEWQPHIRSKNKREDIAKRFKDPEDPLRIVIVRDMWLTGFDCPPLHTMYVDKPMRGHNLMQAIARVNRVFKDKPGGLIVDYIGIADQLKQALNDYTEAGGRGSATIDQDEAVNIMLEKYHVVVSMMHGFDYKALLKSSSEKRLEGIAAAMEHILQLDDGKKRYLQEVTALSKAFALAVPHEKALEIRDKVGFFQEVRSGLAKATANGSGKSPEQLDSAIRQLVSKAVSSQGIVDIFAEAGLNKPDISILSDDFLSEVKRMPHRNLAVEMLNKLLKDEIKTKSRKNVVQARSFSEMLEKSIRKYHNRAIEAAQVIEELIKLAKEMREAQNRGESLGMTDDEVAFYDALETNDSAVKVLGDDTLKTIAHELVEAVKRNVTIDWDQRENARAHIRVIVKRILRQYGYPPDKQEKATQTVLEQAKVICAEWVN, encoded by the coding sequence ATGGGGAATATAAACGAAACATCACTTGAAAGAAGTGTTCTTAAATGGTTTGAAGCTCTTGGCTGGGATACTGCTTTCGGTCCTGACATTAGTCCCGATGGTAAAAATGCCGAACGTGAGGATTATGAACAGGTCGTTTTGCCCGGAAGGCTTCAAAATGCACTGGAAAGCATCAATCCGAACATTCCATCAGATGTAACAAATGAAGCCATTCGTAAAATTACTATTAGTGAATCACCTAACTTAATAGAAAGTAACAGACGTTTTCATCGGATGCTTACCGATGGTGTGGATATATCATATATGGATGACGGTAGAGAAGTTTATGATAAAATATGGCTTCTTGATTTGGAAAATCCTGAAAATAATGATTGGCTTGTGGTTAATCAGTTTACAGTGCTGCATAACCGAAAGGACAGACGACCTGATATCGTTGTTTTTGTAAACGGGCTGCCTTTGGGGGTTATTGAGCTTAAAAATCCTGTTTATGAAAATGCCACAATATACCATGCGTATAATCAGATACAGACTTATAAATCCGATATTCCCGATCTCTTTAATTTCAACGAGTTAGTCATAATTTCCGACGGTTTGGAGGCAAAAGCCGGTACAATTACCAGCGGTTGGGACAGATTTATGCCGTGGCGAACTATTGAAGGTGATGATGTGGCTCCCAAAGGTTCTTTAGAGTCAAATGTATTAGTAAAAGGGATTTTCGAGAAAAATAGATTTCTGGATTTGATATTGAATTTTACCGTTTTTGATGATGACGGAGTTAATATTGCAAAAAAGTCGGCGGCTTATCACCAGTACCATGCAGTGAATAAAGCGATAGAGTGCACATTGTCAGCGTGCGGTATAGATGCTGATCCCGGGATGCTCTATGCCCGATTTCCTGAGTATGATGAAAATAATCCGCATAAAGTGAGTGAAGATGCCAATGGCTATGGTCCTGGTTCTGATCATTTCGGCGGTCACCGTATAGGTGTGATCTGGCATACACAGGGCAGCGGTAAAAGCTTACTAATGGCGTTTTTTGCAGGCAAAGTTATCAGACATCCTGCTATGAAAAATCCCACTTTGTTAGTTATTACTGACCGTAATGATCTTGATGAGCAGCTTTTCAATACATTTTCATCCTGCCGGGATTTGCTCCGGCAGACGCCTGTTCAGGCGGGAAGTCGTGAACATCTTAAAAGTTTGCTCCATGTTCCTGCCGGTGGTGTCATTTTTACTACCATTCAGAAATTTATGCCTGATGAAAAAGGTGTACAATATCCGAAACTGTCTGATCGGGAAAATATTGTTGTGATTGCAGATGAGGCTCACAGAAGCCAGTATGACTTTATAGACGGTTTTGCCCGCCATATGCACGATGCTTTGCCCAATGCTTCTTTTATAGGATTTACAGGAACACCTATCGAACGTGATGATAAGAGTACACCGGCAGTTTTTGGCAATTATATTGATAAATATGATATTCTGCGTGCTGTTGAAGATGGTGCAACAGTGCCGATATATTATGAGGGCAGATTGGCAAAGATAGATTTACAGGAAAATGAAAAACCCAAAATAGATCCGGAATTTGAAGAGATTACAGAGGGTGAAGAGGAAACCAAAAAACAGAGATTGCGTACAAAATGGGCAGCTTTGGAAGCAATGGTGGGAGCTGAAAAAAGATTATCTTTGGTCGTGGATGATTTATTAAATCACTTTGAAAGCCGTCTGGAAGTTATGGACGGCAAAGCCATGATCGTTTGTATGAGCAGGCGTATTTGTGTGGATATGTACAATGAAATTGTAAAACGGAAACCTGACTGGCATAGCGATGATGACAATAATGGTACAGTGAAGATTGTAATGTCAGGTTCAGCTTCGGATTGTGCGGAATGGCAGCCCCACATAAGAAGTAAAAATAAACGTGAGGATATTGCGAAAAGATTTAAAGATCCCGAAGATCCGTTGAGAATTGTTATTGTCAGGGATATGTGGCTTACCGGTTTTGACTGTCCCCCGTTGCATACCATGTATGTTGATAAACCGATGCGGGGGCACAATCTCATGCAGGCTATTGCCAGGGTAAACAGAGTATTTAAAGATAAGCCGGGTGGTTTGATTGTTGATTACATAGGAATTGCCGACCAACTGAAACAGGCATTAAATGACTACACTGAAGCCGGAGGCAGAGGCAGTGCCACAATTGATCAGGATGAAGCGGTTAATATAATGCTGGAGAAATATCATGTGGTCGTCTCCATGATGCACGGCTTTGATTATAAAGCGTTGCTGAAGTCATCTTCAGAAAAACGTCTTGAAGGCATTGCGGCAGCTATGGAACATATACTTCAGCTTGATGATGGTAAAAAACGTTATTTGCAGGAAGTGACGGCCCTTTCCAAAGCTTTTGCACTTGCTGTGCCCCATGAGAAGGCTCTTGAAATAAGGGATAAAGTAGGTTTTTTTCAGGAAGTTCGTTCCGGTCTGGCTAAAGCAACGGCAAACGGCAGTGGCAAGTCACCGGAACAGTTGGATTCTGCAATCAGGCAGCTTGTATCTAAAGCTGTGAGTTCCCAGGGAATTGTTGATATTTTTGCAGAGGCGGGGCTCAATAAACCGGATATTTCTATTCTTTCGGATGATTTTCTTAGTGAAGTTAAACGAATGCCTCACAGAAATCTGGCTGTGGAAATGCTTAATAAATTATTGAAAGATGAGATAAAGACTAAATCGCGTAAAAATGTTGTACAGGCCAGGTCATTTTCTGAGATGCTGGAAAAAAGTATTCGGAAATATCACAACCGGGCTATTGAAGCTGCACAGGTTATTGAAGAACTTATTAAATTGGCAAAGGAAATGAGGGAAGCTCAAAACAGGGGTGAAAGTCTTGGAATGACAGATGATGAGGTTGCATTTTATGATGCACTGGAAACCAATGATAGTGCTGTCAAAGTGTTGGGAGATGATACGTTAAAGACAATTGCCCACGAACTTGTGGAGGCTGTAAAGCGCAATGTAACCATAGATTGGGATCAGAGAGAAAATGCACGGGCTCATATACGCGTGATAGTGAAGCGAATTTTAAGGCAATATGGATATCCGCCGGACAAGCAGGAAAAAGCAACCCAAACAGTGCTTGAACAGGCAAAGGTAATTTGTGCTGAATGGGTGAATTAA
- the yidD gene encoding membrane protein insertion efficiency factor YidD has protein sequence MNLKKIFITSVKKLLLKSISLYQLLLSPFLGRNCRFYPTCSAYAKEAIVKKGIFKGVILSLWRILRCHPYSKGGFDPVK, from the coding sequence ATGAACTTGAAAAAGATTTTCATAACGTCTGTAAAAAAGCTTTTGCTTAAATCAATATCGTTATATCAATTATTATTATCCCCTTTTTTAGGAAGGAATTGCAGATTTTACCCCACCTGTTCGGCTTATGCTAAAGAAGCAATTGTTAAAAAGGGCATATTTAAAGGCGTAATCTTATCCCTGTGGAGAATCCTGAGATGCCACCCATACAGCAAAGGCGGATTTGATCCTGTTAAATGA
- a CDS encoding AI-2E family transporter, with product MKLVNIQLDLKNVLIILGSLLLIFLIFKIQGILAPFTISFFIAYLLDPLVDKMEQYRIGRSFAILLIFLLVGGIISVLLIFLLPVIYREIAFLIDKLPHYFGQLVELIQKYTHSDGLELTYQEAVNFLKGKAGKISSMFFQTFASVYSSVSGFVGQFVSYSLVPILIFYFLRDFDRLMAKGLDLAEQKFSFDIKPHAKEFNSILSRYFRGQLAVSLILAVLYTTALLISGIKGAVGIGVISGILSIVPYLGFIIGFVTSLIAAYFQYFDLWHPLYVVIGFTIVQFLESNFITPKLVGGSLGLHPTAVIFSLILGGYLLGIAGMIISLPVAAFIKVVLMNYFYSPGDAVRRDE from the coding sequence ATGAAGCTCGTTAATATACAGCTCGATCTGAAAAATGTCCTTATCATCCTCGGTTCGCTTCTTCTTATATTTCTGATTTTTAAAATTCAGGGGATATTGGCGCCTTTTACCATATCTTTTTTTATTGCTTATCTGCTTGATCCGCTTGTTGATAAAATGGAGCAGTACCGGATAGGCAGAAGTTTTGCAATTCTGCTGATCTTCCTGCTTGTTGGCGGTATTATATCCGTGCTTTTAATATTTTTATTGCCTGTGATATACAGGGAGATTGCTTTTCTCATTGATAAACTGCCTCACTATTTCGGTCAGCTTGTGGAGCTGATACAGAAATACACACATTCTGACGGACTGGAACTAACCTATCAGGAAGCGGTTAATTTTTTAAAGGGTAAAGCCGGCAAAATTTCCTCGATGTTTTTTCAAACATTTGCATCGGTATACTCATCAGTTTCCGGCTTTGTAGGGCAGTTTGTTTCCTATTCTCTTGTGCCGATTTTGATATTTTACTTTTTACGCGATTTTGACAGACTCATGGCAAAAGGACTGGATTTGGCCGAGCAGAAGTTTTCTTTTGATATTAAACCCCATGCAAAAGAATTTAATTCTATTTTGAGCAGATATTTCAGGGGGCAGCTGGCGGTAAGTCTTATTCTGGCAGTACTTTACACTACAGCGCTGTTGATTTCAGGCATTAAGGGTGCTGTCGGTATAGGTGTGATTTCCGGCATTTTAAGTATTGTTCCTTATCTGGGTTTTATTATAGGTTTTGTTACCTCGCTTATTGCAGCTTATTTCCAGTATTTTGATCTGTGGCACCCTTTGTATGTGGTTATAGGCTTTACGATAGTGCAATTTCTGGAAAGTAATTTTATTACACCCAAACTCGTGGGCGGTTCACTGGGACTCCATCCTACAGCGGTGATTTTTTCTCTCATATTGGGCGGTTATCTGCTGGGGATTGCAGGGATGATTATTTCGCTGCCGGTTGCTGCATTTATCAAGGTCGTTCTTATGAATTATTTCTACTCACCGGGAGATGCCGTAAGGCGTGATGAGTGA
- the rpmH gene encoding 50S ribosomal protein L34, which translates to MSQIRTMKKPTNIKKKRKQGFRARMKTRGGKQILNRRRARGRKRLAI; encoded by the coding sequence ATGTCTCAGATTCGTACAATGAAAAAACCGACGAACATTAAGAAGAAGCGTAAACAGGGCTTTCGCGCCCGCATGAAAACCCGCGGCGGTAAGCAGATATTGAACAGAAGAAGGGCAAGGGGACGCAAACGTCTGGCAATTTGA
- a CDS encoding ATP-binding protein, with protein sequence MNQKQFEEIISLKTNGRMQHKESQKLEFKANFNFSSMNEYSKIMAAFANNAGGIIVFGVKDKPRSPIGVTNNNFFETDNEKISNYLNEHFAPVIDWESDDFEINGKNFGTILVNESNNKPVVCKKETKGQKAREGDIFYRYSARNDRIKYPDLSIMLEKNRLAEQKKWMELIENIAEAGPQNIMLMDVLRGEIPSSTDAKIIIDKELLEKIKFVQEGHFVEKNGAPALKLVGTVKQTETVVPNFNLDEDFLTTKELAERLGLLSEKGSTNYMTAVIWKYNIQNNSKFFQKKRGQKFYSKLALEHLQSKNITLDQAKQALRDYNTYKKSLNAK encoded by the coding sequence ATGAACCAAAAACAATTTGAAGAGATAATTTCTTTAAAGACAAATGGGCGCATGCAGCACAAAGAAAGCCAAAAATTAGAATTCAAAGCCAATTTTAACTTTAGTTCTATGAACGAATATTCAAAAATAATGGCCGCATTTGCAAATAATGCTGGTGGAATTATTGTTTTTGGTGTCAAAGATAAACCTCGTTCACCTATAGGTGTGACCAATAATAACTTCTTTGAAACTGACAATGAAAAAATTAGTAATTATTTGAACGAACATTTTGCCCCTGTAATAGATTGGGAAAGTGATGATTTTGAAATAAATGGTAAAAATTTTGGCACAATTTTAGTTAATGAATCTAATAATAAACCGGTTGTTTGTAAAAAAGAAACAAAAGGACAAAAAGCAAGGGAAGGCGATATATTTTACCGATACAGCGCTAGAAACGATAGAATAAAATATCCTGATTTAAGCATAATGTTGGAAAAAAACAGGTTGGCTGAACAGAAAAAATGGATGGAGCTCATTGAAAATATTGCCGAAGCTGGACCACAAAACATAATGCTTATGGATGTATTGAGGGGTGAGATACCAAGTAGTACTGATGCAAAAATCATTATAGACAAGGAACTTTTGGAAAAAATAAAATTTGTGCAAGAAGGCCATTTTGTCGAAAAGAATGGTGCTCCAGCACTCAAACTTGTGGGAACTGTTAAGCAAACTGAAACCGTTGTTCCAAATTTTAACTTAGATGAAGATTTTTTAACAACAAAAGAATTAGCTGAGAGATTAGGTTTACTTTCTGAAAAAGGCTCAACTAATTATATGACTGCTGTGATATGGAAATATAATATTCAAAATAATAGTAAATTTTTCCAGAAAAAAAGGGGCCAGAAATTTTACAGTAAACTTGCACTTGAACATTTACAATCAAAAAACATAACTTTAGATCAAGCAAAACAGGCTTTGCGAGATTATAATACTTACAAAAAATCATTAAATGCTAAATAA
- the yidC gene encoding membrane protein insertase YidC, with the protein MDKRTVLAIGLSILVLLIFQYFYAPTPVIQTDNQTQTQAAGKEPAGKPSAEQTSESVDVKKLGSTKEEEKTQVKTFNVKTNNLKITFNSETGNIYTATVLQYKDKEFPDLIFKSENGDYLNVLSAPVSGYKHTVKEFNNRYEVQFVGETKDIVINKTYIIKKDSYFFDLKVNISNISDQTIQTSLGVVIGPGLGKGFEDSKYMFSGPIIFNGKQVTKEDPEDVEEAINVDNPSWLGYTSKYFLFSAMNGGLTKAAIESKGDSKAVVKGSKEVIVNPLDKSVTTFPIFVGPKEYDLLSSYKFELEESIEFGIFSFISIPMLQILNFTYDYVGNYGLAIIFLTFVIKIITYPLTQKSMTSMKKMQVLQPEMTKIREKFKGEPQKMNAAMMELYKKHGANPMGGCLPMVIQIPIFIALYKTLLVSIELKGSPFIFWITDLSQKDPYFITPILMGLSMFLQQRMTPTGGDPTQQKIFMFLPLVFTFIFLNFPAGLVIYWLTNNVLTIIQQYFINRKVSAK; encoded by the coding sequence ATGGATAAAAGAACAGTATTAGCAATTGGTCTCAGTATTCTGGTACTGCTGATATTTCAGTATTTTTACGCACCTACACCCGTTATACAGACGGATAACCAGACGCAAACACAAGCAGCCGGCAAAGAACCAGCCGGTAAACCGTCAGCTGAACAGACATCCGAAAGTGTTGATGTTAAGAAGCTGGGCAGTACAAAAGAGGAAGAGAAGACTCAGGTAAAAACATTCAATGTTAAGACGAACAATCTAAAAATTACTTTCAATTCGGAAACCGGCAATATTTATACCGCAACGGTTCTTCAGTATAAGGACAAAGAGTTTCCCGATTTAATTTTTAAATCAGAAAACGGGGATTATTTGAATGTACTGAGTGCACCTGTTTCCGGCTATAAGCATACTGTAAAAGAATTTAACAACAGATATGAAGTGCAGTTTGTTGGTGAAACAAAAGATATTGTAATCAATAAAACCTATATTATAAAAAAAGACAGCTATTTCTTTGATTTGAAGGTTAACATTTCCAATATCAGCGATCAGACGATTCAGACATCACTGGGTGTGGTTATAGGCCCCGGTCTCGGCAAGGGATTTGAAGATTCCAAATATATGTTTAGCGGCCCTATTATTTTTAACGGTAAGCAGGTTACAAAAGAAGATCCTGAGGATGTTGAAGAAGCGATTAATGTGGATAATCCTTCATGGCTTGGTTACACTTCGAAGTATTTTCTCTTTTCCGCCATGAACGGAGGTCTTACAAAAGCTGCCATCGAATCCAAAGGGGATTCTAAGGCGGTTGTCAAAGGGTCGAAAGAAGTGATTGTAAATCCTCTGGATAAGAGTGTTACAACGTTCCCTATTTTTGTAGGTCCTAAAGAATATGATTTGCTCAGCTCCTATAAATTTGAGCTTGAAGAGAGTATCGAATTCGGGATTTTTTCTTTTATTTCAATACCCATGTTGCAGATTCTGAACTTCACATACGATTATGTGGGTAATTACGGCCTTGCGATTATTTTTCTGACATTTGTTATAAAAATAATAACTTACCCTTTAACCCAGAAAAGTATGACATCAATGAAGAAGATGCAGGTTCTCCAGCCTGAAATGACGAAAATCAGGGAGAAGTTTAAGGGTGAGCCTCAGAAGATGAATGCTGCCATGATGGAACTTTATAAGAAGCATGGTGCCAATCCGATGGGCGGCTGTCTGCCGATGGTAATACAGATACCCATTTTTATTGCCCTTTACAAAACTCTTCTTGTGTCCATCGAATTGAAAGGTTCACCTTTTATTTTCTGGATTACCGATCTTTCACAGAAGGATCCTTATTTCATCACACCGATTTTGATGGGGCTTTCTATGTTTCTGCAGCAAAGAATGACTCCCACAGGCGGAGATCCTACGCAGCAGAAGATTTTTATGTTCCTGCCACTTGTATTTACATTTATATTCCTTAACTTCCCGGCGGGACTTGTTATTTACTGGTTGACCAATAATGTGCTTACTATAATTCAGCAGTATTTTATTAACAGAAAAGTTAGTGCTAAATGA
- the fsa gene encoding fructose-6-phosphate aldolase yields the protein MKIFLDTANLEQIKEMAELGLVDGVTTNPSLIAKEGVDFIDRIKEICEVVKGPISAEVLSTEAEEMVQEGIDLSKINKDIVVKIPCTEEGLKATKSLKEKGIPVNMTLVFSPNQALLACKAGARYISPFVGRLDDIGHDGMEITAKCMDLICEYGFETEVIAASIRNTFHVERAVSLGIDIATIPHKVMKQLVKHPLTDIGIEKFMADWESAKK from the coding sequence ATGAAGATATTTTTAGATACCGCTAACCTGGAACAGATTAAAGAAATGGCGGAATTGGGCCTTGTTGATGGAGTTACCACTAATCCTTCCCTAATTGCAAAGGAAGGTGTGGATTTTATCGATAGAATCAAAGAGATATGTGAGGTAGTTAAGGGGCCCATAAGTGCAGAAGTTTTGAGTACAGAAGCTGAAGAAATGGTTCAGGAAGGCATTGACCTTTCCAAGATAAACAAAGACATTGTAGTAAAAATCCCTTGCACGGAGGAAGGGCTGAAAGCCACAAAAAGTCTTAAAGAGAAAGGGATTCCGGTAAACATGACTCTGGTTTTTTCTCCAAACCAGGCACTGCTGGCCTGCAAAGCAGGGGCAAGATATATAAGTCCTTTTGTTGGAAGGCTTGATGATATCGGTCACGACGGAATGGAAATTACCGCTAAATGCATGGATCTTATATGTGAGTACGGCTTTGAAACGGAAGTGATTGCTGCCAGTATCAGAAATACGTTTCATGTTGAGAGAGCCGTTTCTCTCGGAATTGATATTGCAACCATTCCTCATAAGGTGATGAAGCAACTTGTTAAACATCCTCTTACGGATATAGGTATTGAAAAGTTTATGGCCGATTGGGAAAGTGCCAAGAAATAA
- a CDS encoding Jag family protein, which yields MKYYEIEAPSVEDAINKFIMEHDVPKKYIEYDVLEEGNKGFLGFGKKNYQVKIYFNDKEYYKRQAKLVLSEILEKSGFDDYRIEVIDNHSEYILNIFSEDSNLIIGKMAQTLNALQYLLDKMLGIGDDSDLQIIVDVENYRSRVVKHLKEKALNLAERVKKTGKTEKMASLVTIIRKEIHLALKETKGVRTESYGSGNIKTIFIVPDKPRRKRKNNAV from the coding sequence ATGAAGTATTATGAGATAGAAGCTCCCTCAGTTGAGGATGCAATAAACAAATTTATAATGGAGCATGATGTTCCTAAAAAATATATTGAATATGATGTTTTGGAAGAAGGCAACAAAGGATTTCTGGGATTCGGGAAAAAGAATTACCAGGTGAAAATATATTTTAATGACAAGGAATATTACAAAAGACAGGCTAAACTCGTTCTTTCTGAAATCCTTGAAAAGAGTGGTTTTGATGATTACCGAATAGAGGTAATAGATAACCACTCGGAATATATTCTTAACATTTTTTCCGAAGATTCAAATCTGATTATAGGTAAAATGGCTCAGACTTTGAATGCCCTGCAATACCTGTTGGACAAAATGCTCGGTATCGGTGATGACAGCGATTTGCAGATAATTGTTGATGTGGAAAATTACAGAAGCAGGGTTGTTAAGCATTTGAAAGAAAAAGCCTTAAATTTGGCAGAGCGTGTCAAGAAAACCGGCAAGACGGAAAAGATGGCTTCATTAGTTACAATAATCAGGAAAGAAATTCATCTTGCACTTAAGGAAACCAAGGGTGTCAGAACGGAAAGCTACGGAAGCGGTAATATCAAGACGATATTTATAGTGCCTGACAAACCGAGGAGAAAAAGAAAAAATAATGCTGTTTAA
- a CDS encoding YHS domain-containing protein — protein MLFKLIILGAAAYFGFSFFRKNKEKLFGRSKKEDDDSPVELVKDPVCNTFVEMDTPFKVKYYDRVYYFCSQGCRDSFIEQMRTRR, from the coding sequence ATGCTGTTTAAACTGATAATCTTAGGCGCTGCTGCTTATTTCGGTTTCTCTTTTTTCAGAAAAAACAAGGAGAAACTGTTTGGCCGGAGCAAAAAAGAAGACGATGATTCCCCTGTTGAATTGGTGAAAGATCCGGTTTGTAATACTTTTGTGGAAATGGACACACCTTTTAAGGTAAAATATTATGACAGGGTTTACTATTTTTGCTCTCAGGGATGCAGAGATTCCTTTATCGAGCAAATGAGAACACGGAGGTAA
- the rnpA gene encoding ribonuclease P protein component — protein MDERLPKNERLRKASEFKFVFQNGAKYKGKYLLMFSVSGGTGKFGAVVSKKVSKKAVVRNKIKRRLREIYRTKKDVLPEGTDIVIVALAGAVRVNYNELEKDFHNVCKKAFA, from the coding sequence ATGGATGAGCGATTACCCAAAAATGAGAGGCTGCGGAAAGCTTCGGAGTTTAAATTTGTTTTTCAGAATGGAGCCAAATACAAAGGGAAATATTTGTTAATGTTTTCTGTTTCCGGCGGTACAGGGAAATTCGGTGCAGTTGTCAGCAAAAAAGTGAGTAAAAAAGCAGTGGTTCGTAACAAGATTAAGCGCCGTTTAAGGGAAATTTATCGTACAAAAAAAGATGTGTTGCCCGAAGGTACTGACATTGTGATAGTTGCTTTGGCCGGAGCAGTAAGGGTGAATTATAATGAACTTGAAAAAGATTTTCATAACGTCTGTAAAAAAGCTTTTGCTTAA
- a CDS encoding helix-turn-helix domain-containing protein yields MKTIESLKDMEKLLSLEEAAKLFGVSVSTLYKKTGPKSPKNEKLKTYKIFGKVYIHEDDLVDYINKRAS; encoded by the coding sequence ATGAAGACCATCGAAAGTTTGAAAGACATGGAAAAACTGCTTAGCCTGGAAGAAGCTGCAAAATTATTTGGTGTATCCGTAAGCACTCTTTATAAGAAAACCGGGCCGAAATCTCCGAAAAACGAGAAATTGAAAACTTATAAAATCTTCGGCAAAGTTTACATTCATGAAGACGACTTGGTAGATTACATCAACAAAAGAGCTTCGTAA